Proteins co-encoded in one Bacteroidota bacterium genomic window:
- a CDS encoding PASTA domain-containing protein gives MQSRVAGAGRWVKPVLTHRTFWLGMLALVGAFVGLFVLMNYVVMPIYTRQGAAVTVPEVRQLPFDQAYNLVEDRDLKPERRDQPFNPTLPRDAVIDQNPPPNASVKPGRRIYLYVNSGVQRVVTMPEVLTLSESLARSTLADAGLTQVQVREDEVPSPYEGTVTRQDPDPGETARAESSVTLWVSPGLGSGEVAVPDVRGLAPVDARRALIEAGVWVDPTRSVGGTVTRQEPASGEDVRRGTEVRIYSDPIDDITPEDPEAFGGETAESGAE, from the coding sequence TTGCAATCCCGCGTCGCCGGGGCCGGCCGCTGGGTTAAGCCCGTCCTCACCCACCGTACGTTCTGGCTCGGGATGCTCGCGCTCGTCGGGGCATTCGTGGGGCTGTTCGTGCTGATGAACTACGTGGTGATGCCGATTTACACGCGGCAGGGGGCAGCCGTGACGGTGCCCGAGGTGCGGCAGCTTCCGTTCGACCAGGCGTACAACCTCGTTGAGGACCGCGACCTGAAGCCGGAGCGGCGCGACCAGCCGTTCAACCCGACGCTGCCGCGCGATGCGGTGATTGACCAGAACCCCCCGCCGAACGCGTCGGTGAAGCCGGGGCGGCGCATCTACCTCTACGTCAACAGCGGCGTGCAGCGCGTCGTGACGATGCCGGAGGTGCTGACGCTCTCGGAGAGCCTCGCCCGCTCGACGCTGGCCGATGCGGGGCTGACTCAGGTCCAGGTGCGAGAAGACGAGGTCCCGTCGCCTTACGAGGGAACCGTGACGCGGCAGGATCCGGATCCGGGAGAAACGGCGCGGGCCGAATCGTCGGTCACGCTCTGGGTGAGTCCGGGTCTGGGGTCGGGCGAGGTAGCGGTGCCGGACGTGCGCGGGCTGGCACCCGTGGACGCGCGCCGCGCGCTGATCGAGGCTGGCGTGTGGGTGGACCCGACGCGCTCGGTAGGCGGCACGGTGACGCGGCAGGAGCCGGCGTCTGGCGAGGACGTGCGGCGTGGGACGGAGGTGCGGATCTACTCGGACCCTATCGACGACATCACGCCCGAGGACCCGGAAGCGTTCGGGGGCGAGACGGCCGAGTCGGGCGCGGAGTAG
- the pyrR gene encoding bifunctional pyr operon transcriptional regulator/uracil phosphoribosyltransferase PyrR: MARTALLSPARVRRTLTRLAYEIVERNRGGASLEVFGIRQRGVALAETLAGIIGEIEGRPVPVHPLDVTPFRDDLTDASEPEPLDPRPTVEARDVILVDDVLFTGRTARAALDAVLFYGRPTSIQLAVLIDRGHREYPIQPDFVGRVIPTKHRERVTVEVSGEVAVFLDE; encoded by the coding sequence ATGGCACGCACCGCCCTCCTCTCTCCTGCTCGTGTTCGCCGCACCCTCACCCGGCTCGCCTACGAAATCGTCGAGCGCAACCGCGGCGGCGCGTCGCTCGAAGTCTTCGGCATCCGGCAGCGCGGCGTCGCCCTCGCCGAAACGCTCGCCGGGATCATCGGCGAGATCGAGGGCCGGCCCGTGCCGGTCCACCCGCTCGACGTGACGCCCTTCCGCGACGACCTCACCGACGCCTCCGAGCCGGAGCCGCTTGACCCGCGCCCGACGGTCGAGGCGCGCGACGTCATCCTCGTGGACGACGTGCTCTTCACCGGCCGCACCGCCCGCGCCGCGCTCGACGCCGTCCTGTTCTACGGCCGTCCGACCTCGATCCAGCTCGCCGTGCTCATTGACCGGGGCCACCGCGAGTACCCCATCCAGCCGGACTTCGTCGGGCGCGTCATCCCGACCAAGCACCGCGAGCGCGTCACGGTGGAAGTCAGCGGCGAGGTCGCTGTCTTCCTCGACGAGTAG
- a CDS encoding serine/threonine-protein kinase → MTSARWLQVKTLFEEALAQPPEARAAFLETACDEEALRREVDSLLEAAEETGPVDRLEEAWARPIAEAHGAADTPPVPAAPAAEQRVGPYQIVQVLGRGGMGTVYLAERADGQFEQTVALKVVREGMDSPALQSRFLAERRVLARLQHPGIARLLDGGLAESGQPYFAMERLEGERLDDYCDARCLRIAERLQLFGQVCEAVHHAHRHLVIHRDLKPSNILVTDDGTVKLLDFGIAKLLEDAGSDAPTQTIERVLTPGYAAPEQIRGLPVSTAADVYSLGVVLYELLTGCRPYEVGTLSPAELERVICETEPPRPSTRVTTATDEGDATPGQISQARSTAPETLGRRLAGDLDTIVLKALAKEPERRYASAEALLEDLQRHLDGLPVRARPPTVRYRARKFVRRNALGVSLVALLMLALGAGLAGTAWQARVAAAERDTARREAATAEQVTDYLVEVFGASDPWQNPEGGRGEEVTARQLLEQGAEQLERLEGDPAVQAAVMDALGSVYYRIGMYEKAQPLLERALAERRALWGDAHEEVVESLTRLSDLFYETGAYDRVEALDREALALRRQLFGDRHLGVAASLNNLAALLYALGEHDEAESMMREALALRRQLLGDDHPELAETLGNLAVMLRTDGAYGESEALQREALALYRELHGDDHPTIATSLNNVAAVLRDKLAYEEAEQFQREALAMNRRLLGDDHPYVATSLNNLAGLLHEAGADDQAVPIHREALALRRQFLGDDHPDVAQSLSNLAGSLRGLGLYDEAETSYREALAVRRQALGGDHPDVASSLNNLAELYRFTSADDRAEPLYREALAIYQERLGDDHVLTSKVLHGLGLLLVDNAGAVEAEPLLRRSLETQLETFGDRHAGTAEARTALGRCLTALGGYEEAKRQLEAAIAFYESAGGNHEEEYEEALAALDAATQAR, encoded by the coding sequence ATGACCTCGGCTCGCTGGCTTCAGGTGAAAACGCTGTTCGAGGAGGCGCTTGCGCAGCCGCCAGAGGCGCGGGCGGCGTTCCTCGAAACCGCGTGCGACGAGGAGGCGCTCCGCCGCGAAGTGGACTCGCTGCTGGAGGCCGCGGAGGAGACCGGACCGGTGGACCGGCTGGAGGAGGCGTGGGCACGCCCCATCGCCGAGGCGCACGGGGCGGCCGACACCCCGCCTGTTCCCGCCGCGCCGGCGGCCGAGCAGCGGGTCGGGCCGTACCAGATCGTCCAGGTGCTCGGGCGCGGCGGGATGGGGACGGTCTACCTCGCCGAGCGGGCCGACGGTCAGTTCGAGCAGACGGTCGCGCTCAAGGTCGTCCGCGAAGGGATGGACTCTCCGGCACTCCAGAGCCGGTTCCTCGCCGAGCGCCGCGTCCTCGCCCGGCTTCAGCACCCCGGCATCGCCCGGCTCCTCGACGGCGGCCTCGCCGAGAGCGGGCAGCCCTACTTTGCGATGGAACGCCTCGAGGGCGAGCGGCTCGACGACTACTGCGACGCCCGCTGCCTCCGCATCGCCGAGCGCCTCCAACTCTTCGGGCAGGTCTGCGAGGCGGTCCACCACGCGCACCGGCACCTCGTCATCCACCGCGACCTCAAGCCGTCGAACATCCTCGTCACGGACGACGGTACGGTGAAGCTCCTCGACTTCGGCATCGCCAAGCTGCTCGAGGACGCTGGCAGCGACGCCCCGACGCAGACGATAGAGCGGGTGCTGACGCCCGGGTATGCAGCGCCGGAGCAGATTCGGGGCCTGCCGGTCTCGACGGCGGCCGACGTGTACAGCCTCGGCGTGGTGCTCTACGAACTGCTCACCGGGTGCCGCCCCTACGAGGTAGGCACCCTCTCGCCGGCAGAGCTGGAGCGGGTGATCTGCGAGACCGAGCCGCCGCGCCCGAGCACGAGGGTGACGACCGCCACCGACGAGGGCGACGCCACGCCGGGCCAGATCAGCCAGGCGCGGTCCACGGCCCCGGAGACCCTCGGGCGACGTCTCGCGGGCGACCTCGACACGATCGTGCTCAAGGCGCTGGCAAAGGAGCCCGAGCGCCGCTACGCCTCCGCTGAGGCTCTGCTCGAGGATCTCCAGCGCCATCTCGACGGGCTGCCCGTTCGGGCCCGGCCACCGACGGTCCGGTACCGGGCGCGGAAGTTCGTCCGGCGCAACGCCCTCGGGGTCTCGCTCGTGGCGCTGCTGATGCTGGCCCTCGGGGCGGGTCTGGCCGGGACGGCGTGGCAGGCGCGCGTCGCAGCCGCCGAGCGCGACACGGCGCGGCGCGAGGCGGCAACGGCAGAGCAGGTGACGGACTATCTCGTGGAGGTGTTCGGGGCGTCCGACCCGTGGCAGAACCCAGAGGGCGGGCGTGGTGAAGAGGTGACGGCGCGCCAACTGCTGGAGCAAGGAGCCGAGCAGCTAGAGCGCCTGGAGGGCGACCCGGCCGTGCAGGCCGCCGTGATGGACGCCCTCGGGAGCGTCTACTACCGGATCGGGATGTACGAGAAAGCCCAGCCGCTTCTGGAGCGGGCCCTCGCCGAGCGGCGGGCGCTCTGGGGCGACGCCCACGAGGAAGTGGTCGAGAGCCTCACGCGCCTGTCCGACCTGTTCTACGAGACCGGGGCCTACGACCGGGTCGAAGCGCTCGACCGGGAGGCGCTCGCGCTGCGACGGCAGCTTTTCGGCGACAGGCATCTTGGCGTGGCCGCGAGTCTGAACAACCTCGCGGCGCTTCTCTACGCACTCGGAGAGCACGACGAAGCAGAGAGCATGATGCGCGAGGCGCTTGCGCTCCGGCGGCAGCTCCTCGGCGACGATCATCCTGAGCTGGCCGAGACGCTGGGCAACCTCGCCGTGATGCTTCGTACCGATGGGGCGTATGGGGAGTCCGAAGCGTTGCAGCGCGAAGCCCTCGCCCTGTACCGCGAACTCCACGGGGATGACCATCCGACTATCGCGACGAGCCTGAACAACGTCGCCGCCGTACTCCGCGATAAGCTCGCATATGAGGAGGCCGAACAGTTCCAGCGCGAAGCCCTCGCGATGAACCGGCGGCTCCTCGGCGACGATCATCCCTATGTGGCGACGAGCCTGAACAACCTCGCCGGACTGCTGCACGAAGCCGGAGCCGACGATCAGGCGGTGCCGATCCACCGGGAGGCGCTCGCGCTGCGGCGGCAGTTCCTCGGCGACGACCACCCCGATGTGGCACAGAGCCTCAGCAACCTCGCCGGATCGCTACGCGGCCTCGGGCTCTACGACGAGGCCGAAACGAGCTACCGCGAGGCCCTCGCGGTGCGCCGCCAAGCCCTCGGCGGCGACCACCCCGACGTGGCGTCGAGCCTGAACAACCTCGCCGAACTGTACCGATTCACGAGCGCCGACGACAGGGCCGAGCCGCTCTACCGCGAAGCCCTCGCGATCTACCAGGAACGCCTCGGCGACGACCACGTCCTCACCTCGAAGGTCCTCCACGGTCTCGGCCTCCTCCTCGTGGACAACGCGGGGGCTGTCGAAGCCGAGCCGCTCTTGCGCCGGTCCCTGGAGACGCAGCTAGAGACCTTCGGCGACCGGCACGCCGGGACGGCGGAAGCCCGCACGGCGCTCGGCCGCTGCCTCACGGCACTCGGCGGGTATGAGGAAGCCAAGAGGCAACTGGAAGCGGCCATCGCTTTCTACGAGAGCGCGGGTGGCAACCACGAGGAGGAGTATGAGGAGGCGCTCGCGGCGCTGGACGCAGCTACGCAGGCTCGGTGA